The Tachypleus tridentatus isolate NWPU-2018 chromosome 5, ASM421037v1, whole genome shotgun sequence genome includes a window with the following:
- the LOC143250874 gene encoding uncharacterized protein LOC143250874 isoform X2, translated as MEDKPEKAQEEKSEKEERTELSMNEVSCDLSVSDLEKQEFSFTLYNFNGHGNVTKDDVAGLVRSIHETLGKSVKLPPSGSRTIKVRLAISPDSTSPAEKEAPQPSKSTTQKETDNIKTPMNEYKQCSNQSVNTCSTYLSFSSPEKENSKFKCHNSSPVTNNLLTTTTETKPTGCNPATPKSQRGCRSSSLQRQEVIQESVEKSCLDCAEENRRQPGEKHWHKRRHRHHRSCRNHITECCDRYNHYLNLDGDEKLPYESRYSFSYGLSEKNHLDSRMPYHQEVTENHCNKKLGHCSHQRSKSHDANTTARLFHYRMFSDQKDDFLNLNFDLCDLLPEEKFDWERQLPHRRSKSYDVHDHSKSNFLNSPKAKQRTNRGVTFTASAAGASPNHHHKQKHRERERMRTMQQVADWLKKEHLGEMSKEDSISNSQVVIQRHEHHHFHEHVHHHYHHYIPS; from the exons GAAGTTTCTTGTGATTTATCTGTGAGTGATCTAGAGAAGCAGGAGTTTTCCTTTACACTATATAATTTTAATGGACATGGCAATGTCACTAAAGAT GATGTTGCAGGACTAGTACGATCCATTCACGAAACTTTAGGAAAATCAGTTAAGCTTCCTCCTTCTGGTAGTCGCACAATCAAGGTGAGGTTAGCGATCTCACCTGACTCAACAAGTCCAGCAGAGAAAGAAGCTCCTCAGCCATCTAAAAGTACGACTCAAAAAGAGACGGACAACATTAAAACACCAATGAATGAATATAAACAATGTAGTAACCAGAGTGTAAACACCTGCTCCACCTATTTATCCTTCTCATCACCAGAGAAAGAAAACTCAAAATTCAAGTGCCATAATTCTTCTCCAGTGACTAACAACTTGCTAACAACCACAACTGAAACAAAGCCAACTGGGTGTAATCCTGCTACTCCCAAATCTCAGCGGGGTTGCCGGTCTAGCTCACTACAGAGACAGGAGGTAATACAAGAGAGTGTGGAGAAGTCTTGCTTAGACTGTGCAGAGGAAAATAG gaGACAGCCCGGAGAAAAGCATTGGCACAAGCGACGACACAGACATCATCGTAGTTGTAGAAACCATATAACTGAGTGTTGTGATCGATATAATCATTATTTGAACTTGGATGGTGATGAAAAGCTCCCTTATGAATCTCGTTATTCTTTTTCCTATGGTCTGTCTGAAAAAAATCATTTGGACTCTCGAATGCCCTACCACCAAGAAGTCACAGAAAATCACTGTAATAAAAAGCTAGGTCATTGTAGTCACCAGAGGTCAAAGTCTCATGATGCCAATACTACTGCTAGACTTTTTCACTACCGTATGTTTTCTGACCAGAAAGATGATTTCTTGAACTTAAATTTTGATCTTTGTGACTTACTCCCTGAAGAAAAATTTGACTGGGAGAGGCAACTACCCCACAGACGATCTAAGTCTTATGATGTTCATGATCATTCAAAATCAAACTTTTTGAATTCTCCTAAAGCAAAGCAACGAACTAACAGAGGTGTTACGTTTACAGCTTCTGCAGCAGGGGCTTCTCCAAACCACCATCACAAGCAAAAACATCGGGAACGTGAAAGGATGCGAACAATGCAACAGGTAGCTGACTGGTTAAAGAAAGAGCACCTTGGTGAAATGTCTAAGGAAGACAGCATCAGTAACTCTCAGGTGGTGATTCAGAGGCATGAGCACCATCACTTTCATGAACATGTGCACCATCATTATCATCATTATATACCTTCTTAG